From Vogesella sp. XCS3, the proteins below share one genomic window:
- the dapF gene encoding diaminopimelate epimerase: MKLKFSKMHGLGNDFVVIDGVRQTVTLTADRLRQLGDRHLGIGFDQLLLVEAPQSQENDFRYRIFNNDGSEVEQCGNGARCFVKFVTEQRLSNKRAIRVETARGVIVPELGEGGLITVDMGAPRFAPLEIPFLAEGDAITHPLQVGDESIDITVVSMGNPHAVQVVSHVDTAPVSTQGPLIEHHSRFPERVNAGFMQIVGRSEIRLRVYERGAGETQACGTGACAAVVAGIRRGLLDNKVMVHTRGGSLQIEWQGNGQPVRMTGPAVTVFTGEIEV, from the coding sequence ATGAAACTCAAGTTCAGCAAAATGCACGGCCTGGGCAATGACTTTGTCGTCATTGATGGCGTAAGACAAACCGTCACCCTGACGGCCGATCGTTTACGCCAGCTGGGTGACCGCCATCTGGGTATCGGTTTTGACCAGCTATTGCTGGTGGAGGCACCACAATCGCAGGAAAACGACTTCCGCTACCGTATCTTCAACAACGACGGCAGCGAAGTAGAACAATGCGGCAATGGCGCCCGCTGTTTCGTCAAGTTTGTTACCGAGCAGCGCCTGTCCAACAAGCGTGCTATTCGCGTGGAAACCGCCCGCGGGGTGATCGTGCCCGAGCTGGGCGAAGGTGGCCTCATTACGGTTGATATGGGTGCGCCGCGCTTTGCACCGCTGGAGATCCCGTTTCTGGCCGAGGGCGATGCCATCACCCACCCACTGCAAGTGGGCGACGAGTCCATCGACATCACTGTGGTTTCCATGGGGAACCCGCACGCGGTACAGGTAGTCAGCCATGTAGATACCGCACCGGTCAGCACCCAAGGCCCGCTGATCGAGCACCACAGCCGCTTCCCCGAGCGCGTCAACGCCGGTTTCATGCAGATCGTTGGCCGCAGTGAAATCCGCCTGCGCGTGTACGAGCGTGGCGCGGGCGAAACCCAGGCCTGCGGCACTGGCGCCTGCGCCGCCGTGGTAGCGGGCATACGCCGCGGCCTGCTGGACAACAAAGTCATGGTGCACACCCGTGGCGGCAGCCTGCAGATAGAGTGGCAAGGCAACGGCCAGCCGGTACGCATGACAGGCCCGGCCGTGACGGTGTTCACCGGCGAGATCGAAGTCTGA
- a CDS encoding DUF484 family protein, whose product MDAEAVLAYLDANPDFLSGHAQRYGLKPVQDRVVSFADRQLLDLKDRNRQLEARLAQLVRHGEQNDQTLARTHKLSLALMKALTLSEVHSAILQVFSEHFGLNRVAVRLWHDAAANTELYNARQDVRLLAGNLSAPYCGPYANDEIISWFPAVPVLQSFAQLALREGTEPFGMVVIASDDAQRFTFDMQTHYLAQMGELISLAMLRALKA is encoded by the coding sequence GTGGATGCTGAAGCCGTTCTGGCCTATCTGGACGCCAACCCGGATTTTCTTTCCGGCCATGCCCAACGCTACGGCCTCAAGCCGGTACAAGACCGCGTGGTATCGTTTGCCGACCGCCAGCTGCTGGACCTCAAAGACCGTAACCGCCAGCTGGAGGCCCGCCTGGCACAGCTGGTACGCCATGGCGAGCAAAACGACCAGACGCTGGCTCGCACCCACAAGCTGAGCCTGGCACTGATGAAAGCGCTGACGCTATCAGAAGTGCACAGCGCCATCCTGCAAGTATTCTCCGAGCACTTCGGTCTGAACCGCGTAGCCGTCAGGCTGTGGCACGACGCGGCGGCCAACACCGAGCTGTACAACGCGCGCCAGGACGTACGCCTGCTGGCTGGCAATCTGTCCGCGCCCTACTGTGGCCCCTACGCCAACGACGAAATCATCAGCTGGTTTCCGGCTGTACCGGTACTGCAGTCGTTCGCCCAGCTGGCGCTACGCGAGGGCACCGAGCCATTCGGCATGGTGGTGATCGCCAGCGATGACGCCCAGCGTTTCACCTTCGACATGCAGACCCACTATCTGGCACAGATGGGCGAGCTGATCTCGCTGGCCATGCTGCGCGCCCTGAAAGCATGA
- a CDS encoding OsmC family protein translates to MSGNARVTLTQLENYRFDNHFDGGHALLTDEPAPLGGDTGPSPSQLLVGAVANCLTASLLFAARKYRINLEPLSCEASAEIGRNGQNRLRVLGIAVTLHCGTPAAGQAQLARLLDTFEDFCTVTQSVAAAIPVSLTVLDADGSVLKAPAA, encoded by the coding sequence ATGTCTGGCAATGCCCGTGTCACGCTGACACAGCTGGAAAACTACCGCTTCGACAACCATTTCGATGGTGGCCATGCACTGCTGACCGACGAGCCGGCGCCGCTGGGTGGTGATACCGGCCCCTCGCCATCGCAGCTATTGGTTGGTGCAGTGGCGAACTGCCTGACGGCCAGCTTGCTGTTTGCCGCGCGCAAGTATCGTATCAACCTGGAGCCGCTGAGCTGCGAGGCCAGCGCGGAGATTGGCCGCAATGGGCAAAACCGCCTGCGGGTGCTGGGCATCGCGGTGACGCTGCACTGCGGGACGCCGGCTGCCGGCCAGGCACAGCTGGCGCGCTTGCTGGATACCTTTGAAGACTTCTGCACGGTAACGCAGAGTGTGGCTGCCGCGATTCCGGTAAGCCTGACCGTGCTGGATGCTGACGGCAGCGTGCTGAAAGCCCCAGCAGCCTGA
- the aroF gene encoding 3-deoxy-7-phosphoheptulonate synthase — protein MIIVMHGRANPADIDAVVAKIRAAGLAEHLSRGTERTIIGAVGDERVLSADMFETMPGVERAIRVLKDYRIVSREVKPDNSVVSVRGVQLGGSAIQLIAGPSAIESAGQMQALATRLRRSGVGLLRGGAYKPRTSPYAFQGVGEAGLDYLQQAARSQAMPMVSELLDVRQLDTFLAYDVDVIQIGPRNMQNVELLKEVGRINKPVLLHRGVASTLSEWLMAAEYIAVGGNHNIVFCERGIRSFDTASRHALDISAIPLLKRETHLPVLVDPSHAGGRSSLVAPLACAAIAAGADGLLLEVHDNPQQAWCDAEQAITPDALDELLATLRPLAAVVGRTL, from the coding sequence ATGATTATCGTAATGCACGGCCGGGCCAACCCTGCCGATATCGATGCGGTGGTGGCCAAGATTCGCGCCGCCGGCTTGGCCGAACACCTGTCGCGCGGTACCGAGCGCACCATTATCGGCGCCGTGGGTGACGAGCGTGTGCTGTCTGCCGACATGTTCGAAACCATGCCTGGCGTGGAGCGTGCTATTCGTGTGCTGAAGGACTACCGCATCGTCTCGCGCGAAGTCAAACCGGACAATAGCGTGGTGTCGGTGCGTGGCGTGCAGCTAGGCGGCAGCGCCATCCAGCTGATTGCCGGCCCCAGTGCCATCGAAAGCGCCGGGCAAATGCAGGCACTGGCTACCCGCCTGCGCCGCAGTGGTGTCGGGTTGCTGCGTGGCGGGGCCTACAAGCCGCGTACCAGTCCGTATGCTTTTCAGGGTGTGGGCGAGGCGGGGCTGGACTACTTGCAGCAGGCTGCGCGTAGCCAGGCCATGCCGATGGTGAGCGAGCTGCTGGATGTGCGCCAGCTGGATACCTTTCTGGCGTACGACGTGGACGTGATCCAGATCGGCCCGCGCAATATGCAGAACGTGGAGCTGCTGAAAGAGGTTGGCCGCATCAACAAGCCGGTGCTGCTGCACCGCGGTGTGGCTTCTACCCTGAGCGAGTGGCTGATGGCTGCCGAGTACATCGCGGTGGGCGGCAACCACAACATCGTGTTCTGCGAGCGCGGCATCCGCAGCTTCGATACCGCCAGCCGCCACGCGCTGGACATCAGCGCCATACCGCTGTTAAAGCGAGAAACCCACCTGCCGGTGCTGGTCGACCCCAGCCACGCCGGTGGCCGCTCCAGCCTGGTAGCGCCGCTAGCCTGCGCGGCTATCGCGGCGGGGGCTGATGGCCTGCTGCTGGAAGTACACGACAACCCGCAGCAAGCCTGGTGTGATGCCGAGCAGGCTATTACCCCAGATGCACTGGATGAACTGCTGGCGACGCTGCGGCCATTGGCGGCCGTGGTGGGGCGCACGCTGTAA
- a CDS encoding TIGR00730 family Rossman fold protein, whose protein sequence is MSIQSVCLFCGSNSGIRLAYTHAAQELGRTLAARAITLVYGGGNIGLMGEAADAALAAGGRVVGVIPGFLKEKEVAHHGLSELHVTQTMHERKALMEDLSGGFIALPGGFGTYDELFEMLTWAQLSVHSKPIGLLNVDGFFDPLLAMVKHGVNEGFVRESHLALFVVADNLPDLLDAMNHYRGAPEGKWLSHDNI, encoded by the coding sequence ATGAGTATCCAATCCGTTTGTCTGTTTTGCGGCTCCAATAGTGGCATCCGCCTGGCCTATACCCACGCGGCGCAAGAGCTGGGCCGTACCTTGGCCGCCCGCGCCATTACCCTGGTATACGGCGGTGGCAATATCGGCCTGATGGGCGAGGCCGCCGATGCGGCGCTGGCCGCTGGCGGCCGTGTGGTAGGCGTGATCCCGGGTTTTCTGAAAGAAAAAGAAGTAGCGCACCACGGCCTGTCCGAGCTGCATGTCACGCAAACCATGCACGAGCGCAAGGCGCTGATGGAAGACCTGTCTGGCGGCTTTATCGCTTTGCCAGGTGGCTTCGGCACCTACGACGAGCTGTTTGAAATGCTGACCTGGGCCCAGTTGTCGGTACACAGCAAGCCCATTGGTCTCTTGAATGTGGATGGCTTCTTCGACCCGCTGCTGGCCATGGTGAAACATGGCGTTAACGAAGGCTTTGTGCGCGAAAGCCACCTGGCGCTGTTTGTGGTGGCAGATAATCTGCCCGACCTGCTGGACGCCATGAACCACTACCGCGGCGCGCCCGAGGGCAAATGGCTGTCGCATGACAACATCTAG
- the pheA gene encoding prephenate dehydratase, giving the protein MSEDLLKLHRDAIDQIDVDILHLLNQRAQHARDIGEIKGGGIIYRPEREAQVLRRIKTLNPGPLPGESVARLFREIMSECLALEKPLSIAYLGPEGSFTQLATLKHFGHAARTVACASIDEAFRLVESRQLDYVVAPVENSTEGAVGRTLDLMVSTPLKICGEVVLRIHHHLLRKTPAMDGIRRVYAHAQALAQCHEWLNKNLPAHVERISVASNAEAARLAAEDADCAAIAGQAAAERYSLAKLAENIEDEPNNTTRFLVLGHQEVGQTAQDKTSIIVSAPNRPGAVHSLLEPLAANGVSMTKFESRPSRAGLWDYVFFIDMEGHHSSDNIAQALKGLGERTSFVKVLGAYPQAVL; this is encoded by the coding sequence GTGTCTGAAGACCTCCTCAAGCTCCATCGTGACGCTATCGACCAGATTGACGTCGATATCCTGCATCTTCTCAACCAGCGCGCGCAGCACGCGCGTGACATCGGCGAAATCAAGGGTGGCGGCATTATCTACCGCCCCGAGCGCGAAGCACAGGTGCTGCGCCGCATCAAGACGCTGAACCCCGGCCCGCTGCCGGGCGAGTCGGTAGCGCGCCTGTTCCGCGAAATCATGTCGGAATGCCTGGCACTGGAAAAGCCATTGTCCATTGCCTACCTGGGGCCGGAGGGCAGCTTTACCCAGCTCGCTACGCTCAAACATTTCGGCCATGCCGCCCGCACGGTGGCCTGTGCGTCCATCGACGAGGCCTTCCGCCTGGTAGAGTCGCGCCAACTGGACTACGTGGTGGCGCCGGTAGAAAACTCCACCGAAGGCGCCGTGGGCCGCACGCTGGACTTGATGGTAAGCACCCCGCTGAAAATTTGTGGTGAAGTGGTGCTGCGCATCCACCACCACCTGCTGCGCAAAACTCCTGCCATGGACGGCATCCGTCGCGTATACGCCCACGCCCAGGCGCTGGCGCAGTGCCACGAATGGCTGAACAAAAACCTGCCGGCGCATGTAGAGCGCATTTCGGTGGCCAGTAATGCCGAAGCGGCCAGGTTGGCCGCAGAAGACGCCGACTGCGCCGCTATCGCCGGCCAGGCCGCTGCCGAGCGTTACAGCCTGGCCAAGCTGGCCGAGAATATCGAAGACGAGCCCAATAACACCACGCGCTTCCTGGTGCTGGGCCATCAGGAAGTCGGCCAGACTGCACAAGACAAAACCTCCATTATCGTGTCGGCGCCAAACCGCCCGGGCGCGGTGCACTCGCTGCTGGAGCCGCTTGCGGCCAACGGTGTCTCCATGACCAAGTTCGAGTCGCGCCCGTCGCGTGCCGGGCTATGGGACTATGTGTTCTTTATCGATATGGAAGGCCACCACAGCAGCGACAATATCGCGCAGGCACTGAAAGGCCTGGGCGAGCGCACGTCGTTTGTCAAAGTGCTGGGTGCCTACCCGCAAGCCGTACTGTAA
- a CDS encoding O-methyltransferase, with protein MLTPSILQRLQQLWQEGEHFDASHSERREKRLNITPDTGKFLYQLSRSRRARTVLEIGTSNGFSTVWLGLAAKAHKGRVLTVDSSAHKTALARATLDAFGLHDVVSLRTGDAFSLLADANDESVDLLFLDADRARYQGYWPEITRILAPGGLVVMDNALSHAEECADFIAAVLATHGYLAETYPIGKGQFVILKDL; from the coding sequence ATGCTGACACCATCGATACTGCAGCGTTTGCAGCAGCTATGGCAGGAGGGCGAGCACTTTGACGCCAGCCATAGCGAGCGGCGCGAAAAGCGCCTGAATATCACGCCGGATACCGGCAAATTCCTCTATCAGCTATCGCGCAGCCGTCGTGCGCGCACCGTACTGGAAATCGGCACCAGCAACGGGTTTTCTACCGTGTGGCTGGGGTTGGCTGCAAAAGCCCACAAGGGCAGGGTGCTCACCGTGGATAGCTCTGCGCACAAAACCGCGCTGGCGCGTGCCACGCTGGATGCTTTTGGCCTGCACGATGTGGTGAGCTTGCGTACTGGCGATGCGTTTTCCCTGCTGGCCGATGCTAACGACGAGTCGGTAGATTTGCTGTTTCTGGACGCCGATCGCGCAAGATATCAGGGTTATTGGCCGGAAATTACCCGCATTCTGGCGCCAGGCGGTCTAGTGGTGATGGATAATGCCTTGTCGCATGCTGAAGAGTGCGCGGATTTTATTGCGGCAGTGCTTGCGACGCATGGCTATCTCGCGGAAACTTATCCTATCGGAAAAGGCCAATTTGTCATCCTGAAAGACCTCTGA
- a CDS encoding MFS transporter — MRTLSPLTLLLLAAGAIVSISMGVRHGFGFFLPPMTQAFGWTRETFALALGLQNLVWGATQPFAGAFADRHGPGKVLLAGGLLYVLGLVLMTVSSTGWLLSGSAGLLLGLALSCTTYSVVFCVIVRAVPDALRSSAMGITAAAGSFGQFMMVPIERGLIDSLGWVPALLILAGMAAALLPLAAPMARAYRNAPPVPAATGSIWQGMVASFAQAWQQRSFRLLMAGYFVCGFQVVFIGVHLPAYLRDHGLAGGVASMALALIGLFNIGGTYTAGKLGGRYPKPYLLAGIYFARSVVIVAFLLAPLSSVSVGLFAAAIGFLWLSTVPLTNGVIVSLFGVRNLGMLSGAVFFSHQVGSFLGVWLGGLIYDRTGSYDIVWGMAIALGLMAAAANLPVKEVPVAAAGAQA; from the coding sequence ATGCGTACCTTGTCCCCACTTACCCTGTTGTTGCTGGCTGCGGGGGCGATTGTGTCTATCAGCATGGGCGTGCGCCACGGTTTCGGTTTTTTCCTGCCGCCGATGACGCAAGCGTTTGGCTGGACGCGCGAAACCTTCGCGCTGGCACTGGGTCTGCAAAACCTGGTGTGGGGTGCCACCCAGCCATTTGCCGGTGCTTTTGCCGACCGGCACGGGCCGGGCAAGGTATTGCTGGCCGGTGGTTTGCTATACGTGCTGGGTCTGGTGCTGATGACAGTGTCCAGCACCGGCTGGCTGCTGTCCGGCTCGGCCGGCTTGCTGCTGGGGCTGGCGCTATCCTGTACCACCTATAGCGTGGTGTTCTGTGTTATTGTGCGCGCGGTACCGGACGCGCTGCGTTCCAGCGCCATGGGCATTACGGCGGCGGCGGGCTCGTTTGGCCAGTTCATGATGGTGCCCATCGAGCGCGGCCTGATCGATAGCCTGGGCTGGGTGCCGGCATTGCTCATTCTGGCCGGCATGGCGGCGGCGCTTTTGCCCTTGGCTGCCCCCATGGCGCGGGCCTACCGCAATGCCCCGCCGGTACCGGCGGCTACCGGCAGCATCTGGCAGGGCATGGTGGCGTCGTTTGCCCAGGCCTGGCAGCAGCGCTCGTTCCGTTTGCTGATGGCTGGCTATTTCGTTTGTGGTTTCCAGGTGGTGTTTATCGGCGTGCACTTACCAGCCTATCTGCGCGACCACGGCCTGGCTGGCGGCGTGGCCAGCATGGCGCTGGCATTGATCGGGCTATTCAATATCGGTGGTACCTATACCGCGGGCAAGCTGGGCGGGCGTTACCCCAAACCGTATTTGCTGGCGGGTATCTATTTTGCCCGTAGCGTGGTGATTGTGGCCTTTCTGCTGGCGCCTTTGTCCAGTGTGTCGGTGGGGCTGTTTGCGGCGGCCATCGGCTTCTTGTGGCTGTCTACCGTGCCGCTGACCAATGGCGTGATTGTCAGCCTGTTTGGCGTGCGCAACCTGGGCATGCTGTCGGGTGCGGTGTTTTTCTCGCACCAGGTGGGCAGCTTTCTGGGCGTGTGGCTGGGTGGGCTGATTTACGACCGTACCGGCAGCTACGACATTGTGTGGGGCATGGCTATTGCGCTGGGGTTGATGGCCGCTGCGGCCAACCTGCCGGTAAAAGAGGTGCCGGTTGCCGCGGCCGGGGCGCAGGCATGA
- the serC gene encoding 3-phosphoserine/phosphohydroxythreonine transaminase — protein sequence MAKVYNFSAGPAVLPHEVLATAQAELLDWHGSGMSVMEMSHRGKEFMEIIHDAEQDLRELMQIPAGYKVLFMQGGASQQFSMVPLNLAPADGVIDVLDTGHWSRLAVKEAKRYTSVNVVASSADRHYATVPAVDTWQCRADAAYFHYTSNETIGGLQYSAIPDTGSVPLVCDMSSDFLSREIDVSKFGLIYAGAQKNIGPSGLTVVIVREDLLGRAQPQTPTMLNYQVHADADSMYNTPATYPIYIAGLVFKWLKTQGGIKGMAARNEEKAGLLYHAIDSSNGFYYSHIDAPYRSKMNVVFRLKDEALEDLFLSEAKKNGLVQLKGHRSVGGMRASIYNAMPIEGVKALVHFMLDFARQHG from the coding sequence ATGGCAAAGGTGTACAACTTTTCTGCTGGCCCCGCAGTGCTGCCCCACGAAGTACTGGCCACGGCACAAGCCGAGTTGCTGGACTGGCACGGCTCCGGCATGTCGGTGATGGAAATGAGCCACCGCGGCAAAGAGTTCATGGAAATCATCCACGACGCCGAACAAGACCTGCGCGAGCTGATGCAGATTCCCGCCGGCTACAAGGTGTTGTTCATGCAAGGCGGTGCGTCGCAGCAGTTTTCCATGGTGCCATTGAACCTGGCGCCGGCCGACGGCGTGATCGACGTGCTGGATACTGGCCACTGGTCGCGTCTGGCGGTGAAAGAGGCCAAGCGCTATACCAGCGTTAACGTGGTGGCCAGCAGTGCCGACCGTCACTACGCCACCGTGCCGGCGGTTGATACCTGGCAGTGCCGCGCCGACGCCGCGTACTTCCATTACACCTCCAACGAAACCATCGGCGGCCTGCAGTACAGCGCCATCCCCGATACCGGCAGCGTACCGCTGGTGTGCGATATGTCGTCCGACTTCCTGTCGCGCGAGATCGACGTGTCGAAGTTCGGCCTGATCTACGCCGGCGCGCAGAAGAACATCGGCCCGTCCGGCCTGACTGTGGTGATCGTGCGCGAAGACCTGCTGGGCCGCGCCCAGCCGCAAACGCCCACCATGCTGAACTACCAGGTGCACGCCGACGCCGACTCCATGTACAACACGCCGGCCACTTACCCGATCTATATCGCGGGTCTGGTGTTCAAATGGCTGAAAACCCAGGGTGGCATCAAGGGCATGGCGGCGCGTAACGAAGAGAAAGCCGGCCTGCTGTACCACGCTATCGACAGCAGCAACGGCTTCTACTACAGCCATATCGACGCGCCGTACCGCTCCAAGATGAACGTGGTATTCCGCCTGAAAGACGAAGCGCTGGAAGACCTGTTCCTGTCCGAAGCCAAGAAAAACGGCCTGGTGCAGCTCAAGGGCCACCGTTCGGTAGGCGGTATGCGCGCATCCATCTACAACGCCATGCCGATCGAAGGCGTGAAAGCGCTGGTGCACTTCATGCTGGATTTTGCCCGCCAGCACGGCTGA
- a CDS encoding PaaI family thioesterase — MSDFMETFDRLRDEKRFAEVIAAVPYARLMGVECGEDAAGELLFSLPFYERNVGNTTLPALHGGLIGGFLENAALLHLMWNRESLEAPKIVDFSLDYLRSGKAQTLYAQCEITKQGKRVAHVLIEAWQEDRKKPVAVARAHFLLSTGS; from the coding sequence ATGAGCGATTTCATGGAAACCTTCGACCGTTTGCGTGACGAAAAGCGTTTTGCCGAGGTGATTGCTGCCGTGCCTTACGCCCGCCTGATGGGTGTGGAGTGCGGCGAGGACGCTGCGGGCGAGCTGCTGTTTTCGCTGCCGTTTTACGAGCGCAATGTTGGCAATACTACCTTGCCGGCACTGCATGGCGGCCTGATTGGCGGCTTTCTGGAAAACGCCGCGCTACTGCACCTGATGTGGAATCGCGAATCGCTGGAAGCGCCGAAGATCGTTGATTTCTCGCTGGATTACCTGCGCTCGGGCAAGGCCCAGACGCTGTACGCGCAGTGCGAAATCACCAAGCAGGGCAAGCGCGTAGCGCACGTGCTGATCGAGGCTTGGCAGGAAGACCGCAAAAAACCGGTAGCGGTGGCGCGGGCACATTTTCTGCTCAGCACCGGTAGCTAG
- a CDS encoding PaaI family thioesterase, with translation MSHADAANPEVLKAMGELFVSLPHCRTLGFEYLGTVGRKPTLRVAWREDLVGNPATGVVHGGVITSIVDTTSAVSVAANMQDYETIATLDLRIDYLKAATPGKAIYCTAECYRMASQIAFTRAVCYHDSPDDPIAHGVATFMRGSNPKPMLQVEDKP, from the coding sequence ATGAGTCATGCCGATGCGGCCAACCCCGAAGTGCTGAAGGCAATGGGCGAGCTGTTTGTCAGCTTGCCGCATTGCCGCACCCTGGGCTTTGAATATCTGGGTACTGTTGGCCGCAAGCCAACACTGCGGGTGGCGTGGCGGGAAGACCTGGTGGGCAACCCGGCCACCGGCGTGGTGCACGGCGGGGTGATTACCTCCATTGTTGACACCACCAGCGCGGTATCGGTGGCGGCCAATATGCAGGACTACGAGACCATCGCCACGCTGGATCTGCGTATCGATTACCTGAAAGCGGCCACCCCTGGCAAGGCCATCTACTGCACCGCGGAGTGCTACCGCATGGCCAGCCAGATCGCGTTTACCCGTGCCGTGTGCTATCACGATTCACCGGATGACCCGATTGCCCATGGTGTGGCCACCTTCATGCGCGGCTCCAACCCCAAACCCATGCTGCAGGTGGAGGACAAACCATGA